In Chitinophaga oryzae, the sequence GTCCTTCATCCCCAACACCTGGAAAAAGACAGCAGCGGGATGCCTGCTGAAATCTCCTGGCTGCAACATAAACTGGTATTCGACAACAACACCTTTGCCGAACTGGCTGATAAAATGAGCCGGTGGTATGGCATTACTTTTCATTTCGAATCAGCCAGCGTGCAACAACTGCGGTTTTCCGGCATCATCGATACTGAATCACCCGCCGAAGCACTGAAAATGCTCCGGCTGTCACGCCCCTTTAACTTCCGGATCGAAGGAAAAGAGGTGTATATCAATGACTAATACCATTCTTCATCTTCAAAAATGATACTTATGACCTAAAAAACGTTACGCACTTCCACCTTACTTTCCTTCACCCTTTACATTCCATGTTATGAAACCAATGTTCCTATGGGCTTTTAATAAAAGCCTCCATGGCGGGCTGCCAGGCATATTTGCTGCAGCGTTACTGCTCATCGCTGCCATGCCCGTATCTGCCACCTCTGCCAACCAGGAGAAGATAAACATCTCCCTGGAAAAAGTCAGCATTAAAACAGTACTGAAAACCATTCAGCAAAAGAGCCGGTACCGGCTTATTTACAACGACGACATCCTGCCGGAAAAACCGCCGGTGTCTATCCATGCAGAAAATGCCTCTACAGAGCAACTGCTCTCCCGGGTCTTTGCAGGCACCACATTGCACTATACTGTGATGGACAACGACGCTATCGTCATTGCAGCCGGGAATAACGCTGCCAAAATTACCGGCACGGTTAGAAACGAACGCGGCGAACCGCTCATTGGCGTATCCGTAAAGGTAAAAGGCACCAGTATCGGCAGCATGACCAATGAAAACGGCCGGTTTGAACTGCAGGCCGCCGTAGGCGCCACGCTGGTATTCAGTTATGTAGGCTATGAACAAACGGAAGCAGTGAGCACCGCCGATCCCCTCACCATCGTCCTGAAAGAAAGCGCCAGCGGCTTAAACGAAGTAGTGGTCGTGGGTTATGGCACGCAGAAAAAGACCTCCTCTACCGCGTCCGTGGCGGCAGTGCAGGGAAAAGAACTCGCCAAAGCCCCGGTCACCAACATCTCCAATTCGCTGGCCGGAAATGTGTCCGGCATCAGTATGCGCCCTAACGGAGGCCAACCGGGAAGAGACAATCCCGATATACACATCCGGGGCATTGCCACCACGGGCAACAATGCACCGCTGATAGTAGTGGACGGCATCATCCGCAACAACATTAATGAAGTGTCGCCCAGCTCCATCGCCTCGGTCACCGTATTGAAAGACGCCGCCGCAGTAGCGCCCTATCGCTTAGGGGGCGCCAACGGCGTAATCCTTATCACCACCAAACGCGGGCAGACAGGCGTGCCCTCCTTATCGCTCAACGCGTATTACGGCTGGCAAACACCCACGTACTACCCTAAAATGTTAAACGCGCAGGACTATATGCGCCTGCGCAATGAAGCTTACCGCAATGAAAATCCCGGCGGCGCCCAACAACCTTTCGCGGATGATTTCATTAATACGTACGCGGAGCTGAATGCCAAAGATCCCGACAAATATCCCATCAGCAATACGAAAGACCTGGTACGCATGCATGCGCCCATTCAAAACTACAACCTGCAGCTAAGCGGCGGCAGCAAAGCAGTACGCTATTATGCCGGCATCGGTTTTCTTAAACAGGATGGGATGTTTGCCCCGATCAATTACAGACGATATGATTATAACGTCAATATGGAAGTCAGCGCCACGCCCACTACCACCGTATCGCTGACGCTCATCGGGGCCATTCAGCAAACCAACAGCGTAGACGCAGCCACCACGCCGGGCCAGCTGTTCCGCAGCGCATATAAACTGATCCCCATCACCAACCTTTATTACAGTAACGGGCTCTGGGGCGAATTTGCCGGCAACTCACCGGTAGGCATCCTCAAAGCAGGTTACTCCCACCGCAATGCCACGTCCCTCCTCACCACACTGGCGGTGGAACAACAACTCCCGTTCATTAAAGGATTAAGCATTAAAGGGACTTTCAGCTATGATCCCAACGACTTTACCGTTAAAGGGTGGCATACGCCGTTTTACTTTTATTCACAGAATACGGCCACTACCCCCTACACCTATACGAAACAGATCTCCACGTCGGAAGGAAGCGCCGCTCCATATACCTGGCTGAACCAGGAGTATTCCAAAAACCAGTACTTCACCTATCAGGGGTATCTCAACTATCACAACAACTTCGGTAAACACGATATCACCGGCCTGCTGGTGGCAGAAGCCCGCAGAAACGACTCTACCGGCTTCTCCGCCCGGCGCAACAACTTCGCGGTAAACATCGACGAGCTGGGCATGGGCAGCTCCAATAAAAATGATTTTGATAACAACGGTTCCACGGTGACAGGCAGTCAACTTGGATTTGTATACCGCCTCGGCTATAGCTACGACCATAAATATCTTTTTGAAGCGGCCGGCCGTTATGATGGTCATTACTACTTCGCTCCCGGTAAACGCTGGGGGTACTTTCCTGCATTTTCCGCCGGGTGGGTGATCTCAGAAGAAAACTTCCTGGCAGACCACCCTTCCGCCCTGAGCCACCTTAAACTAAGAGCTTCGTGGGGGAAATCAGGCAACCTCGCCGGCGCCGCATTTCAATACCTGAACGGCTACAACCTGTACGGCAACGCGTATGCTTTTGGCAACGGCAATATGGTACAGGGTTCCAACATCACCCGGGAGGCCAACCCCAATATCACCTGGGAGATATCCACCAAAACAGACATAGGGCTGGACGCCTCTTTCTGGAAAGGGCTGATTACCGTGGAAGCTGATTATTTTCATGAAAAACGAACAGGCATGCTGTTGCCTCCGGCTGTGACCGTACCGGTAGAATACGGCCTGAACCTCTCAGATGAAAACGAAGGTATCATGGAGAACCATGGCATCGAAATTGCCGTGGGCACGCACCATCGTTTTTCCAATGGCCTGGAAGTAAACCTGAACGGCAATTTCAGCTATGCCAAGAACAAAATGATACAGGTGTTTGAAACCGCCGCCACCCGCAATAATCCCAACCGCGCCAGAACAGGCAGGCCCACCGGCACCCAGTTCGGCTATCATGCACTGGGATTGTTCTCCCTCGCGGATGATAAAAACAACGATGGTATCATTAACAGCGACGATGGCTACAACGTCACCCAGTTCGGCGTGCTTCACCCCGGCGACATCCGCTATGCAGACATCAGCGGACCGGATGGAAAGCCCGACGGAAAAATAGATTCCTATGACGAAACCGTGATCGGTAACCCGGTATATCCTTTCATCACCTATGGCTTTACGCCCAGCGCCTCCTGGAAAGGATTCGACCTGAGCCTGTTTTTCCAGGGATCTGCGCTCGCCAGCCTGAACATCCGCGGGTTTCAGACCGTCCCTTTCAACAACAACAACAGTAATTCGGCGTATGAATATTATAACAACCACTGGACACCTCAAACACCCGACGGAAAATACCCGCGTGCTAACCAGTCGCCCTACGCCAACAACACACAAAACTCCGATTTCTGGATGATGAAAACAGGCTATCTCCGTCTGAAAACAGCCGTGCTCGGATACACCCTTCCCGCCGGCATTTCCAAAGCGGTGAAGATGCAGCGCCTCCGTTGTTATCTATCCGGACAAAACCTCCTCACCTTCAGCAAAATGAAATTCATGGACCCGGAAGTAGGTTACACCGACCTGGAGACAGCCTATCCTAACCAAAAGGTATTTGTTTTCGGACTAAACGCCACTTTTTAGATTCATCCTGTCAAACAAACTATCATGAAGCGATATATCACTCTTTTGCCCGTGGCCGTATTGTTGCTCAGTATCCTGTCGTGCAAAAAGGATTTCCTGGAGAACACCGATAAGACCAAACTCACTGACGACATGCAGTGGAGCAGCGAAGGTAATGCCGACCTTTTCCTTAACGATATCTACAGCGCCTTGCCCAACTACTGGAACCAGCCGGAAAACCTGGACAATTTCACCGACGACAACGATGCAGGTTTCTACTATACCTCCTATAACTGGAAGCAGGGCATTGTGGAAGCCTCCTCCAACGACTATACGATATGGGGCGGCATCACCGGTTCCGGCGACCTGACCAACTGGCCCGCCATCTTCACCAACATCCGCAAATGCAATACGTTCATCGCGGCGGTACGAAATAATGCAAAGAATTTCTCTCCCGAATGGCTGAACAAACGGCTGGACGAAGCCCGGTTTATCCGCGCCTTTTTTTACAGCGAACTGTGGATGCACATTGGCGGGCTACCGATCATTACCGCGCCCGCAGAAAGGCGGTCAATGGACAGCGCCGCTATCTATACTCCCAGGAGCACCTTTGCGGAAACGGTGGATTTCATTACTTCACAACTGGATTCCATCGTGAAAGATGGACACCTGCCGCCCAAATACAACAAAGGAGATGCTGACGCCGGCAGGGCCACCCTCGGCGCCGCCCTCGCACTGAAAGGATGGGTGGAGCTGTATGCTGCCAGTCCCGCCTTCAACGACGCACAGCCCGCCGCAGGCAACGACCCTCACAAAGTGGCCGGCTACAATAACTACGATGCGCAGCGGTGGGCCAAAGCCGCCGCCTCTTTCAAACTGTTCATCGACCGCTATGGCAACGGCAGGGCATACGAGCTGTTCCCCGATCCCTCCGCCATCTGGTACGAAGCCAATGAATATCACTCCGAAGTGGTGTGGGACAGGCAGGTAGTGGCCAATACGATGGGGTCATCTTTTGAACAATACGGCGGCCCCGTGTGGATCAACGGCGCCTACTATACATGGGGCAACTACTGCCCCACCCAGGAGCTGGTGGACCAGTTTTTTATGGCTAACGGGAAACCCATCACCGACCCCTCCTCCGGCTATGATCCGCAGCGCCCCTACATCGGACGGGAGAAACGCTTTTATGACTGGATCGTGTATGACGGCGCTCCCTATAAAATGACATGGATGGACAAAGGCGATACCATATACACCCGCATCGACAAAGTACGGCCGTCCAAAAACCAGATAGACTTCGGAACAGATGACGTAGGCAACACCGGATACTACTTTAAAAAGCGGCTCAACCCGCTGGTGCGGCCCGGCGGCGGTGCGGTAAGCGGCGCCAACTTCATTTATTACCGCTACGCCGAAGTGCTGCTGGGCTACGCAGAAGCACAAAACGAAGCCGCAGGCCCTGACGCCTCCGTGTACGCCGCGATCAACCAGGTCCGCAAAAGAGCCGGCCTCCCGGACCTTGCCCCGGGGCTCTCACAAGCGCAAATGCGGGCCGCTATCTACCAGGAAAGAAGAGTAGAGCTCTGCTTTGAAAACAAGCGTTTTTATGATATCATCCGCTGGAAAACCGCTAATACCGTCATGAATGTGGACAAGCATGCCATGAAGATCAGCAACACCGTGCCCAATAACAACACGGGCGTATGGAAATACGAAATTGTGCCGCTGAACCACCCGCATGTGTTCACCCGGAAAATGTACCTGAACCCGGTACCACAGGATGTTATTGACCGAAACCCCAGGATTGTGCAGAACCCCGGATACTGAGTGAAGATCACCACCATGCAAAGAAGTTGCAGGGTATTCCTGCAACTTCCTGGCATGGTGGATAAGGAAAAGTTATCCTTTCATCCTGTTTCCAATACACAAGTCGCGGATTTAAACAGCGCCTGCAACATTTCCCATCGTAATATGCAACATTTGAGCCCCCTTCCTCAAAGAAGATTTTCATAGTTTTAGCGCATTCAACCGAGAGAACGATTTCCCGTTATGAAAAATACGCCTGGCAGCTCCCGCCGCTGTAGCCGGTATTATAGCCAAAATATAGATTTTACCTAAACCACTCCACTTTATGAAAACCAAACTTCTCACACCATTTAAACAAAAGGACCCATGCCTTTTTGTTTTCAGACATTGTAGCTCCTCCGGGATACTTCCGCAGCTCCTGAAAAAGGCGCATGCCCTTCTTTGCCTGCCTATCATATTTATGCTGCTCCTGGGCTACGCAGTAAAAGCCCAAAACGCGGCCGGCTATGTCTGGAAGAACGTAGCTATTGGCGGCGGCGGATTTGTTTCCGCGATCATCCCGTCCAAAACCACGCAAAACCTGGTTTATGCCCGGACAGATGTGGGAGGCGCCTACCGCTGGAATGCTTCCACTTCGAGCTGGGTGCCCCTGCTGGATTGGGTCTCGGACAATGAAACCGGCTTCCTCGGCGTCGAGTCTCTGGCCATCGACCCTCAGTTACCCAACAGGGTATATATGCTGGCAGGGATCTCCTATTTCAACAACGGGAAAACGGCCATTCTCCGATCTGACGACTATGGCAATACCTTTACCATCACAGACGTCACCTCGCAATTCAAGGCACATGGCAATGGCATGGGGCGGCAAACCGGTGAAAAGCTGGCAGTAGACCCGCACAACAGCAACATTCTGTACTGTGGCACCCGGTGGAATGGATTATTCAGGAGCACCGACGCCGGCGCCAGCTGGAGCAGGGTAAGCTCACTGAACATCACCACTACGCCCAATGAAAACGGGATCAGTTTTGTGGTTCTGGACGGAAGCAGCGTTTCCGGCGGCATTACCCAAAGGATTTTTGTGGGGGTGTCGCGCAGCGGCAGCACCAACCTGTACCGAAGTGATAACGGCGGACAGTCGTTTACTGCTGTTTCCGGTGCTACCACCACCTTTATGCCCCACCGGGCAGCTTTGGCCGGCAACGGCGCCCTGTATATCACTTACGGCAACGGTGCAGGGCCGCATGCGCACTGGTCCCAGCCGGAACCCATGGACAACGGACAGATCTGGAAGTACAATATTTCCACAGGTGCATGGACCAACATTACCCCTGCCGGCTTCAACAGAGCATTCGGAGGCATCAGCGTTGACCCGAACAATTCTAACAGGATCGTGGCTTCTACGATCAACACATACATGAACCAGAATGGCGCCTGGGGCGACCGGATGTTCCTGAGCACCAACGGTGGCGCAAGCTGGACAGACGTGGTAGACCGTGGATTTACCATGGACCCCGACGGCATTACCTGGGTAAGCGGGCATGCCATCCATTGGGCCGGCTCCATCGAGTTCGATCCTTTCAACACAGAAAGGGTTTGGGTTACTTCAGGCAATGGTATTTTTGTAAATGATAACATCAGCACCAGCGGCACCTGGCGATTTGCCGTAAAAGGACTGGAAGAAACTGTGCCGCTCGGCCTGGAAAGTATTCCCAATGGCCCGGTGGTATCCGTTATCGGCGACTACGATGGATTCAGGCATACCACCAATGTCAGTCAATACGCCCCTATTCATCAGCCGCAGATGGGGACCACTACCGGATTGGCAGTAGCTGCACAAAATACCAACAAAATCGTTCGTGTCGGAAACGCTATGTATTATTCCAACGATATGGGATTAACCTGGACCCAAAACAGCATGAACGGCACGCAGGGACAGGTGGCGTTGTCCGCTAACGGCAATACCGTCCTACATTCCCCGAAGGAGTCTTCCGTTACCTACCGGTCTACTAATAACGGATCGTCCTGGTCTGCCGTAAGTGGTTTAAGCTTCAATGAAGCGCGGCCGGCAGGCGATCCTGTCAATTCCAATAAGTTCTATGCGTACAATCCCGGGAACGGCGCCGTGATGGTGAGCACCAACGGCGGATCTTCCTTTTCACAGGCCGCCACAGTGGCGAGCGGCGGCTCCAAAATCATCCGGCTGGCCCCCGGGAGGGAAGGCCATGTGTGGATAGCGCTGAACAATGGAGGGCTGGCACGTTCCACCAACTCCGCGCAATCCTTTTCGACCGTGAGCGGCGTCAGCTATTGCGGAGCCGTTGGTTTTGGAGTAGCCGCTCCCGGGGCAAACTATCCTGCGATTTACATTTGGGGGACCATCAACAACAGCAGAGGCGTTTACCGCTCAACAGACCAGGGAGCTTCGTGGGTCCGCGTGAATGACGATGCGCATGAATATGGCGGTCCGGGTAACGGACAGTTCGTGCAGGGAGATATGAATGTCTTCGGAAGGGTATATATGAGCACCGCAGGCAGAGGCATTGTCTATGGAGACGCCGGCTCCGCCACCTGCACACCTTCAGCCATTACACCATACACCCAGGTCAACAACGGGACCTGGCAGCAGACAGCCAATGCTTCTTTGGCGGCAGGCGGTAGCGTACGATTGGGCCCTCAGCCCGTACAGGGCGGATCGTGGAGCTGGAGCGGGCCGAATAATTTCAGCGCTGTTACGAGGGAAATAGCGATTTCAAACATCCAGTCCAACCAGGCAGGCAGCTATGTGGCCACCTATACCAACAGCGAAGGATGTCAAAGCACACAGACCTTCAGTATCACCCTGACCAGCGCCGCCAAAGCTGCAGCGACAGCCGGTGTTACCGAAGACGCCATCAGCCTGTATCCCAACCCGGCCAATGCGGGCAGGTTCACGATCACGCTTCCGGACATTCCGGACAATGTGATCATCAGCATCTGGGACGATCAGGGCAGAATACTTTATGAAAAGAAAGCCTTCGGCGGTAAAAAGATAGACGTCGATTCGGGACTGAAGCCAGGGTTTTACCTGGTAAGGATCAATTCGACAACATATCATCTCACAAAAAAGCTCATCATTCATTGACAATACCTCCATTTACGGGAATGCTTCCTGTGAAGCATTCCCATTTCTTTCTTCAGAAAACTATATATTTAACCACATGATTAAAAAACACCTCTTTTACGGATTTCTTCTTTTTCTGCTGCTGCCCACCGTACTCCACGCCGCTATCAGGTTACCGTCTCTCGTTGGCAGCAACATGGTATTACAGCAAAACGACAGCGTCACTATCTGGGGCTGGGCCAATCCGGCGGAGAAAATAACCGTTTATACAGGCTGGGACAACAAAACACTTACTACCACCACGGGCGGAGATGCGAAGTGGGCCTTGAAAGTGCAGACACCCGCCGCCGGAGGGCCTTATGAGATAAAACTGAAAGGCGCTAACGAGATTGTACTGAAAAACATCCTGATCGGTGAGGTATGGTTATGCTCCGGGCAGTCGAACATGGAATTCAGCTACTATAACGGTGTCCGGCAAATAGCAGCGGAACTGCCTGTATGCAGCAATCCCAATATCAGATTTTTCAACATCCCGAAAACTACGGCCACATCTCCGCAGGACGACTGCCCGGGGACCTGGGAAGTGTGTGACAGCAACAGCCTGAAGCCATTCAGCGCGGTGGGCTATTTTTTCGGGAAGAAACTACAGCAGTCGTTGGGCGTACCGGTGGGACTTATCAACGCCAGCTGGGGCGGTACGCCGGCAGAAGTATGGGCGCCGGAGCATCTTGTAACGGACCAGCCACAACTGTCGGCAGCTGCCGCAAAGCTGTCCCCGGCTGCCTGGTGGCCACATCAGCCCGGTTATGCCTATAATGCGATGATAGCACCCCTTCACCATTACAATATAAAGGGAGTGATCTGGTACCAGGGAGAAGCCAATGTGAAAACCGCGGCCACTTACGCCCCGCTGTTCACCGGCATGATACAGTCATGGCGTGAAGCCTGGCACAAACCCATTCCCTTTTATTATGTTCAGATAGCGCCCTTCACCTACGATAAGGAAAATGAGGCCGCCCTGCTCCGTGAGGCGCAGGCACACAGCAACGTGCTTGCCGGCACCGGAATGGTAGTGGTATACGACGTGACAGACAACGTAAAGGACATCCATCCGCAAGACAAAAAAACTGTCGGGGACAGGCTGGCCAATTGGGCACTCGGCGAGAACTACGGTAAAAACGGATTTACCTGGAAAAGCCCCGCATTCAAAGAAATAAGCATCAGCAAAAACAAAGCAATGGTCCGCTTCAGCAGCGTTCCCACTGCTCTCCGGATCAATGGAAAAACACCGGCAGCACTATACATAGCGGGCGCCGATAAAGTGTTCTATGAGGCTTCCGCAAAGGTGGAAAAAGATGTACTGGTTGTATGGAGCAGTAAAGTAGAAAAGCCGGAATCGGTGAGGTACGGTTTTTCCAATACGGCCATCGGCAATATCTTCTCTTCGGAAGGCTTACCTGTCGCACCTTTCCGCACCGACAACTGGCCTGTTACGCAGTAAACGAAAGGAATATCAGCACAAACTAAAGAGGCGGCCATGTTGTCAATAACCGATAACGTTACTGGCTATGGCCGCTGTATAAAAATCCGTTGAGCGAACAAATACAGGTTCCTGTCCCACTCCGTGTTGTCGTGACCGTTGGTATCCACGTTCCAGACGTGAGGCATGCCGATGTCGTTAAGATACTGATGGGCTTTTTCACTGATCCTGAACAGGCCGTCTTTGTTACCGCATCCTATCCACAGCAGTTTCAGCTTTTCCCGGGCGGCTTTCCTGTCCGGAATGAATTCAGCAGCGGTATACATACCGCCGAACTTATTCGTGTTAGGCGCCGAAGAAAACCCTCCTACATAGGCAAATGTCTCCAGGTGATACAGTCCTATGTTCAAAGACTGGCCACCACCCATTGACAGCCCAGCCAAGGCACGGTGCTCCCGGTCGCTGATGGTGGAATAGTGCGCATCGATGTAAGGAATGATGTCGTTCAATAAATCATCCTCAAATGGCTTTCTGTAACCTTCGAAGCCGTCCGCCTTCCCGGAGCGGGTGGACGAAGCAGTATCCGTTACCGTCAGCCGGGTATCGCAGTTGGGGAAAACCATTATCACAGGCGGCATTTTACCATCTGCAATAAGGTTATCTGCAACATTATCTGCCTGGCACCATTCCGTCCATTGCCGGTAGTCTTGCCCAAGGCCATGCAACAGATACAGCACAGGGTACCTCCTGTCAGCGGTGTAACCCGGCGGCGTATATACACTCAGTTCCCGGCGTTTCCCGAGTGTTTTTGACTGATATTGGACCACTGTCATTTTTCCGTGAGGTATATCGTTCCGCTGTGCATTAAATCCCGCGGGTGGATCAGGGAAAGTGGGCACAGTATCTGCGTTTACAGCAGCTTTACCTGCCTGCGCCGGACAGATATGTCCGAGCGTCAGCAATACGATCAAAATAGATAAACACCTGTAATTCATTATCTTTTTTTATAACGAGGATTTCAGAGCGCCCTTCGCCATCTTTTTTCAGGACACCTCCCCATGACGACGGCGTGTAGTTGATAAACCAAACTTACTCCGAAATATTTACCAAATTTTTAGGTTAATAGGACTTTCTTTTATACAAAACCGACTATTTACTGCTTATTTTTATAACAAAGCGCAAGACGATCGTTTATTAAATATTCCACATGATTAAAAGAGTACTTAAGCAAACATTTACGCTGTTGAACGTTGACGCTGTAAAGCTTGACTCGGGGTGGAATTACAGGAATGTGATCAGTCCCTATTTCAGGATATACTATATCGATGCGGGTGCGGGAGAGATCCTGGACGCCTCTTCCAAAGTCAGGCTTGAGGCGGGCTTTCTGTATATGATACCCAGTTTCACCTTATGTCACCTGATATGTCCTGAATACCTGAGCCAGTACTTTGTCCAGTTCTTTGAGGAATCATCGGATGGCATTTCATTATTTGAAAATAACAGGGCTATTATGAAGGTAAAAGCGACCGAAACGGATGTACTGAGCTTCAGGCGGTTACTGGAGATAAATCCGGGGAGGGGTATCAATCGTTCTGATAATCCGAAAGTATATGAAAAAAATGTTTTCTACAAAGAGTATCAGGAGCTCAACAACCGTCAAAGCCTGTCCACCTTCACGGAAACGCACGGCATCCTTCTGCAGCTGGTTTCACGGTTCCTGTCACAAGAGACATTTAAGCACATGGACACCGGGCAGGTGCCGGTTAAAATCCTGAATATCATCAGCTACATTCAACTGAACCTGAACCGCGACCTATCAGTAACCCTTCTGGCGAAAAAAGCGAACCTGCATACGGACTATTTCTCGCGCCTTTTCCAGCAACACACCGGGGAAAGGCCTGTCAGATACATACATGAAAAAAGAATAGAAAGGGCGCAACACCTGATGCTGACGACCAGGATGACCTTTACTGAGATTGCGGCGCAAACCGGTTTCGACAATGTGTTCTACTTCTCCAAAATCTTCAAAAAAATAACAGGAGAATCGCCGGGGGCTTACAAAAAGCAAATGAATACAATCGGGTTTAAATAAAGACAGGGAAATTATTATGATCTTATTAATAATAACTATGCTAATGAGAAATCATCTTTGGCTTTTATCCGCCTGCTGTTGCATGATCTGCTGTACCAATAGTAAACAACCATCCCAGGGGGTAACGATCAACTACCCTGCGCCACTGCCAGACACTATAGCACAGACATTCCTTCCCGGCGTCGTATCCTCCGATACGCTCGATTTCAACGCCGCCTTTTCTCCGGATGGCAAAACGTTTTATTTTTCAAGGTCGTACAACAGGAAATACATTATTCTTGAAAGCGCTTACAACGGGAAAGAATGGACTTCTCCCATCCCCTCCCCTTTGTTTGACAGCGCCTATTCCAATACCGATCCTTTCTTTTCAGGTGAAGGGGACCTGTATTTTATTTCAAACAGGCCCAAAGATGCCACCGACACCATCAAAGATTATGACATCTACAGGTTACCCATGAGCGGCAACGACCCGGGCAATCCGATACGGCTAAACGAAATCAACAGCGACAGT encodes:
- a CDS encoding helix-turn-helix domain-containing protein, with translation MIKRVLKQTFTLLNVDAVKLDSGWNYRNVISPYFRIYYIDAGAGEILDASSKVRLEAGFLYMIPSFTLCHLICPEYLSQYFVQFFEESSDGISLFENNRAIMKVKATETDVLSFRRLLEINPGRGINRSDNPKVYEKNVFYKEYQELNNRQSLSTFTETHGILLQLVSRFLSQETFKHMDTGQVPVKILNIISYIQLNLNRDLSVTLLAKKANLHTDYFSRLFQQHTGERPVRYIHEKRIERAQHLMLTTRMTFTEIAAQTGFDNVFYFSKIFKKITGESPGAYKKQMNTIGFK
- a CDS encoding alpha/beta hydrolase; this encodes MNYRCLSILIVLLTLGHICPAQAGKAAVNADTVPTFPDPPAGFNAQRNDIPHGKMTVVQYQSKTLGKRRELSVYTPPGYTADRRYPVLYLLHGLGQDYRQWTEWCQADNVADNLIADGKMPPVIMVFPNCDTRLTVTDTASSTRSGKADGFEGYRKPFEDDLLNDIIPYIDAHYSTISDREHRALAGLSMGGGQSLNIGLYHLETFAYVGGFSSAPNTNKFGGMYTAAEFIPDRKAAREKLKLLWIGCGNKDGLFRISEKAHQYLNDIGMPHVWNVDTNGHDNTEWDRNLYLFAQRIFIQRP
- a CDS encoding PD40 domain-containing protein; this translates as MRNHLWLLSACCCMICCTNSKQPSQGVTINYPAPLPDTIAQTFLPGVVSSDTLDFNAAFSPDGKTFYFSRSYNRKYIILESAYNGKEWTSPIPSPLFDSAYSNTDPFFSGEGDLYFISNRPKDATDTIKDYDIYRLPMSGNDPGNPIRLNEINSDSTEYYVSLSDNGNIYFASYRDGNLDLYMSRKTNGHYETPVNLGATVNSGDDEHDPLIAPDESWLIFTSGRPGGSGEADLYITFNKNGQWQQPGNMGSRINTKTYEYCPNLSPDGKFLFFSSERDVKWISSKILRE